In the Sandaracinaceae bacterium genome, CCCACCCGCACGAACTCGGCGATGTCCTGCAGCGTCACGTAGCGGCTCTCGCGCGTGTCGTAGAGCTTGCGATTCGCGTAGCGCTTGATGACGCGCGGGGTGCCGACGGCGATCTCGTTCATACCGGGCATCCTGACTGCACCAAGCTCGTCCTCGACAGGGACGTTCGTTCGAAGGTTCTGAGGGGGGACACGGGGGACCTCGCCTGTGCAAATAGCCCGCAGTGATGCAGTGCGTCAAGCTGGCGCAAAGCGTGGGCGTTCGTCACTCTCTGCATCATGCGCGACTCCGCGGCGCCGGACCAGAGCGACTTCCAGAGCCTCGCGCGTCGCCTGCGCGGTGTAAAGGACGTTGCGTTGCGCGTTGGCGGCCTCCGGGCGGCCCTCATGGAGCTAGATGGCACGGGGCTCCACACGTTCGTAGCGGACGCCTTCTCGGGGGTCGCTCAGGGTGACCCTGCGGCCCATGACGTCCTGGCGGCGCTGGGCCACGCCCTCGAGGCCAGCGAGTGGGACGGGCTGCGGGCCCGGGCGGCGCTCAGCGCACGCCTGCGAGGAGACGGCCTGGTGGCCAGCTACCTCGTGCCTCAGGCCGAGGCCACCCCGGAAGGCGCGCCGCTGAGCGTCCCGGACTTCGGGGCAGGCCGCCCGCTGACGCTGGGCGAGCGCAAGTCGGTGGCGCGGGGGCGCGACCCCAACCTCATCGCGCGCGTGCTGCGGGACCCCGACCCGGCGGTCATCGCCATCTTGCTCGGGAACCCTTCGTTGGTGGAGGCCCACGTGGTGCGGCTGGCGGCACGGCGCCCCGTGAACCCCGCGGTGCTGCGCGAGGTGTTCCGCTCGCTGCGCTGGTCCACCCGGCAGGCCGTGCGCCTGGCCCTGGTTCAGAACCCGTGGTGTCCACTCGAGGTGGGCGTGCGGCTGGTGCCGCTGCTCACGGTGGCAGAGCGGCGCAGCGTGGCCCGCAGCGGCGAGATTCCGGCGCAGGTCCGAAGACTGTGCACCGACCTCTCGCTATCGCTCGCAGGGCCAGCGTGAATCAGGTGCCGCCGGCGCCGCCGCGCTTCAGCTCGCCCAGCACCAGGCGGGCGATGCCCTTCAGTGTGTCGAACACGCCCTCACCGCTGGCCGCACAGGCCTCGTAGTATGGGACGTTGTTGGGGTTGAGCAGCTCTTGCAGCTCTTCCACCGAAGCCACGCTGGGCATGTCGCGCTTGTTGTACTGGATGACGTAGGGCAGCTTGTCCAAGCTGTATCCCTGCTCCGCCAGGTTGGTGCGGAGGTTCTCCATGGACTCGATGTTCGCCTCCATGCGGGCGATCTGCGAGTCCGCCACGAACACGATGCCGTCCACACCCTTGAGGATGAGCTTGCGGCTGGCGTCGTAGAACACCTGTCCGGGGACGGTGTAGAGGTGGAAGCGTGTCTTGAAGCCGCGGATCTCACCCAGACGCGAGCGGGAGGAAGTCGAAGAAGAGCGTGCGTTCCGTCTCGGTGGCGAGGGAGATCATCTTGCCCTTCGCCTCGGGGTTCGTCTTTTGATAGATGTGCTGCAGGTTCGTGGTCTTGCCACAGAGACCCGGCCCGTAGAAGACGATCTTGCAGTTGATCTCGCGGTTGATGTAGTTGATGAACGACACGATCAGCTCCTAATCGTTGAACAGGTTGTCGATGTCGTCATCGGTGATTTCGGCGAAGGGAGTCTCCTGATTGGGGTCCTGCACCTTGTTCAAGAGCGCCTCGAAGATGAGGTTCAGCTGCTCGCTGGCCTTCTTCACGCGCAGCCGCACCAAGCCCAGGCTGGTCTTGTTGTCGAAGATGACCACCAGGATGACCCGGTTCCCGACCAGCTGAATGTGGATGTTGCTCTTCTCGCCCTCGTGGAACTGCGTGCTGAACTCGTTCTCGCGCAGCAGCTTTGCGATGCCACCCGTCGCGGCGATGTTGCCAGCCGTGAGGGACGCGAGGGACGTGGTGTCCAGTTGTTCGGTCTCGCCGGCGTTGGCGATGAGTTGGCCGTTCTTGTCGATGATGAATACGACCTGGGCGTTCGCCTCACGAACCAGACGATCGACGATCGTCTGGATCTGGTTGAACTCCTCCTCGTACATCACCATCTGCGGGTTCGTCATGAACTCCTCCTGGCGATCCGTAGCTCGATATGTGTGCGCTGCATCGGTACTTGCTCCGCCTTCCCGGTTGGACCCCAATGGGGGTGGCTCGCGGGCAGCGCGGAAGCCCAGGTACTACCAGATGCATGCCCAGTCGGTAAAGCCCCAAGCATGCGGAAGGCAAAACGCCCGGCGCCGCGAGCGGGCTGCCCTTGTCACGCGGGAACGGGGTGCGCATGGTGCGCCCTCACCGCGCGAGGAAGCCCCGCTTGCTGTCCACACCTCTCCGAGCTGCCGCCAACGTCCTGAAGGCGCCATTTTACCCTGTCTACGCACTCGCACGTCGCCGCGCCTCCACCGACGGGTGGCTGCATCTCGAGCTGAGGCCGCGACTGACCGAGTTCTCGAGCGCCCTGCCGAGCCTCGCGCGGTTCGTGCCCGAGCTGGCGCAGCGCCAGCCCACCCCCTTGGCTGCGCTCCGACGGCTGGCGATCGCCGCGGCCAAGGACCCGCACGTGCGCGGCGTGCTGGTGGAGCTGCCGCCTCTGCAGGCAGGCTGGTCCCGCGCACGTGGGCTGCGCGACGTCTTCCGCACGCTGCGCGACGGGGGCAAGCAGGTGGTGGTCTACCTCCCACGCGGCGGTGGCAACCTGGAGCTGTACGTCGCGGCCGGGGCGTCCAAGATCCTGCTGGGACCCGAGGCCACCTTCATGGCGCTGGGGCTCTCCATGGAGAGCCGCTACATCAAGTCCATGCTGGGGAAGCTGGGCGTCAGCGTGGAGTCCTTTGCCCGCAAGGAGTTCAAGACCGCCGCCGAGACGGCCACGCGCGACAGCATGAGCGACCCGCAGCGGGAGCAGCTGGGGGCCCTGCTGACGGGGCTGCACGGCGACCTGGTGGATGCCCTTCTGGGGCGCCCGGGGATGACCCCGGAGCGCGTGGCCGCGGTTTTCGAGGCCGGCTTCCTGCGGGGGGAGCGGGCCATCGAGGCGGGCGTCTGCGACGGCGTGGCCTACGAGGACCAGCTCGGTGAGGTGCTGGCCGGGCTCTACCCCGACCACCCTCGTGCACCAGCGCCGAAGACCAAGGGCAAGAAGAAGCGCACGCCCAGCGGACCCAGCGTGGTGCTGCGCGGAGCGGGCGACTTCCTCGACCACGCCGACGCCGAGTTCTTCCTGCCGCTGCGGTCGCGCCCCTACGTGGGCGTGGTGCGCGTGCAGGGCGCCATCCGAGACAACGACGAGGAGCCACGCGGCATCCGGCAGACCTTCTGGGCGCTGCGGGCGGCGCGCGAAGACGACCTCTGCGCGGGCGTCGTGCTCTTGATCAACTCGCCCGGTGGCTCGGCGCTGGCCTCGGATCGCATCCACCGTGAGGTGGTCCGCCTGAAGCAGGAGAAGCCGGTCGTCGCCTACTTCGAAGACGTCGCGGCCAGCGGGGGCTACTACATCGCGGCGCCGGCCGACGCCATCGTGGCACAGCCCGTCACCATCACCGGCAGCATCGGGGTGGTCTCGGCGCGCTTGCTGGCGCGCGACCTGCTGGACAAGGTGGGCGTGCACACCGAGGTGCTGCGCTCGGCGCCCCACGCCGACATGTTCAGCCCCGCGCGCGAGCTGGACGCGCGCGAGCGCGAGATCCTGGACACCGAGCTGGACGCCTTCTACGAGAACTTCGTGCGGCTGGTCGCCGAAGGGCGTCACCAGTCGGTGGACGTCATCGAGCCACTGGCACGCGGACGCGTCTGGTCCGGGCGGCAGGCCGCCGAGCGCGGCTTGGTGGACCGTCTGGGAGGGTTCGAGGTGGCGCTCGAGGAGGTGCGCTCCCGCGCACAGGTGTCGGAGTCCGACCGCGCGCGCCTCGAGCCCGTGGTCCTGCAGATGCGCCCCCTGCTGGTCAATGGCGCCATCCGCCGGCTGATGGTGGATGGCGATGCCACGGCCCAGCTGGGCGCCGATGCCACGCCCGAAGCGATCGACCGGCTGGCGCCCATGCTGCGCGCGCTGCTGGGGCCCCTGGCGCCGGAGCTCGCCGAGCTGTTCGGCTTGGTGGGCGCCAACGAGCGGGTCCTGTACTACGCGTTGGGGCTCCCCGAGATCCGCTGAGCCCCATCACACCAGGTTTCCATTTCGTGCGCGCTCGTCTATCCTCGCGCCTCCGGAGGTCCCTGTCTTCATGCACTCTGCGCCGCGCCTTTCCCAACCCGTCTCGTCCCACAGCACCCTCCCGCGCCTGCGTGGGCTCGCCCTGCTGGTTCCTGCCCTCGCGTTGCTCGCGTGCGGTGGCAACGGCGCCCGCGGCGTCCACCCCGGCACCATGCCCACCGGTGGCTCGTTCCACGGCGCGTGGGTCTCGCCCCAATACGGTGACATGCACCTCTGCGTCACGGGCGAGCACGTCATCGGCACCTACGAAAAGAACGAGCGCTCCGGGCGCATCACGGGCGAGGTGGATGGCGACATCCTGTGGTTCGACTGGGAAGAGTCCCGCACCTACGTGCCCGGCAACCCGGTCAACGTGAGCGGCCGAGGCTACTTCCGCCTCAGCTTGAACGAGGACAACGACAACGTCATCGCCGGTGAGTGGGGCATGGAGGACGACCGCACGGGCGGCGGGCCCTGGACCGCCACCAAGCGCCGCCGTCAGGGGCCCGACACGTGTGATGGCTCCAGCACCGCGGTCACCGGCCGCGAGGTCAGCTGGGACGAAGAGGATGCGGAAGGGGACGCTCCGTCCGAAGAAGACGAAGAGCTCTGAACCTTGGCGCAGGTCAACCCGCTCACCCGAGAGCTGCTCGTCAAGCTGGTCTACTACGGGCCCGGGCTAGGCGGGAAGACCACGTCGCTCCAGCGCATCCACCAGGCCTCGCCGCCTGAGACGCGCGGCCAGATCGTGTCGCTGGCCACGCCCGTGGACCGCACGCTCTACTTCGACTTCCTGCCGCTCCGGGCCGCGAGTGTGCGCGGGCACCACGTGCGCCTGCAGCTCTTCACCGTGCCTGGGCAGGTGTACTTCAACGCCACCCGCAAGCTGGTGCTCACCGGTGCTGATGGCGTGGTGTTCGTGGCGGACTCCCAGCGTGAGCGGCACGACGCCAACCTCGAGAGCCTCGAGAACCTGGCCGCCAACCTCGAGACGCACGGGCGCTCGCTGGGCGAAATCCCGCTGGTGCTCCAGTACAACAAGCGCGACCTCCCCAACATCATGGACATGGAGGAGATGGACGCCTCCCTGAACGAGTTCGGGGCGCCCGCGTTCCCCACCTGTGCTGCCGGCGGGGAGGGCGTGCTCAGCGCGCTGGACGCGTTGGTCCAGGCGGTCATGGACGACCTCGAAGGACGCCAGCTGCTGGGCGCCGAGCCCAAGCCGCGCTCCGACCCGAAGTTCTACCAGGCAGAGGAGATGCTGGAGGACCAGATCGGCCGCGCCAGCGCCGAGGTGTGGCGTGTGGACGACGCGCGCGGCGTGCCCACCGACCTGCCGCCGCGCCCTTCGTTCTCCACGGAGGACGAGCAGCTCGACCACGACGACCTGGTGGACGAAGAGCGGTTCAGCCGGGTGACGTACACACGAGACGCCAAGACCGAGTTTCCGCCGGCGCGCCGGCCGTCGGAGGCGCCGGTGTTGCGGGTGGTGCCCCAGACCAACGCGCTCGCGGGCGGTGGCCCCAGCTGGGCGCCGCTGTTCGGAGGGGAAGCCGCGGGGGTCCGCCTGGTGGAATTGGACTTGGCGGAGGGGCGCATCGGCGAGGCGGTCGCCCGGCTGGACGGGCTGGTGCAGCGCGCGCTGCGTGACGTGGCCGACGCCCTCGAGCTGCCCGAGACCAACCGGCAGGGCGCGCTCGTGGCGTCGTTGATTGGCGTGGACCCGGTGCGCTGGGTCCGCTTCCGCGCGGTCTGTGCCCGGGCCCGAGCCGAAGAGCCCATCCGCAGCAGCGAGGTGCTCTCCGCCCTGGCGCTGCTCATCGAGATCCACGAGCGTCAGACGGCGCTGCGCTCCGAAGCCTGAGCGGCCTCCGCGTCACTGCCCCGGCCAGCTCGCAGCAGGTACGCATAGAGGCCCACGCCCACCACGATGGCCACGGCGAGCTTCACCCAGTAGGGCAACGTGGGCGCGTGGATCTGGCTGATGGTGCCCTCGATGATCCCGGCCAGCACCAGGATGGGCATGCCGCCCACCACCAACAGCACGGCCTTGCGCGCCTCTTGTTGCACGGCACGGCCTCTCCGCCGCCGCCCCGGCAGCAGCATGCCGCGCCCGATCATGAGCCCCGCGCCCCCCGCGATGAAGATCTGCGTCAGCTCCGGGATGCCGTGCGGCAGGATCCACGCCCAGAAGAAGAGGCCCTCGCCCGCCAGGTGGTACTGCATGGCCAGCGCCCCCAGCGGCAGCCCGTTGTAGAACAGCACCAGGGCGGTGCCCACGCCGAAGGTGATGCCCAGCGCGAACACCAGGAAGGTGACCCGGATGTTGTGCGTGAAGAGGAACGCCGAGAACACGGACGCCTCGCCTGCGCTCGCGACCTGGCCCTCGTCGCGCGTGACGCGCTCGTCCGGCGAGAAGGCCTGGTGCTGCTCGGGGATGAGCACGGCGCGCGAGCCGGGGTCTACAGCGATGCCCACGGCGCCCACGCCAGCACCCGCGAAGAGCAGGACCGCCGACAGCGCGATGACCTTCCACTCCGCGCGAAACAGCGCGGGGAACGCGTCCACCAAGAAGCGCCAGATGCGCCGCTGAGCGCGTGGCTGGGTGGCGTAGACGATGGCGTAGGCGCGCGCGACCAGGCCGTTCAGGTAGTCCTCGATGCTGGCGTCCACCCGCTCGGTGCGGGCCAGCAGGAGGTCGCTCGACGCCGCGCGGTAGAGCTTGGCGAAGCGCCGCACGTCGTCGAGGGCCAGGGCGCCGGGGCGTCGCTCCATGTCCAGCACCAGCTGCTCGAGCGCGCGCCAGCTGGGCGTCCGGGTGCTGATGAAGCGGTTGACGTCGAAGCCCTCCATCAGGCTTTCGCTCCGGACAGGACCACCGCCACCAGGTTCAGGACATAGCGCTCGGCCGAGAGCTGGGCGGGGCGCGGCAGCCCCAAGCGGCCTTCGAGGTGGGCTGCCAGCGTCTCGAACAGCTCGTGGCGGACGTGCAGCGGTAGGGCCTCGCGGCGCAGGCTCACGGCGACCATGACATCGCGCTCGGGAGCCGTGACCCGCCGCGCCGCGTGACGGACGTTCGCGTCCGCCAGGAAGGTGTTGTAGCGCAGGGCAGGGGGCACGATGACCGACGGGGCCGGCAGGCTCCGCTCCTGCACCACGATGGTGCCCGCGGCGAGGTCTCCCAGGCGCCGGCTGTGGCGGTCCACCAGGAGGCTCACGCCGCCCACCAAATACGAAAAGGGCAGCAGGTCCACCAGGCGCACCAGGTTGCGGATGACGGCCTGCGGAAAGGTGATGCGCAGCCCGTTCTGCTGCAGCACACGCAGCCCGAGCAGGCGCTTCCCCACGGTCTGGCCGCGCAGGCCCCACTCCAGCAGCGCGCCGTACCACCACAGCACCACGAACGAGGCGACCAGCATGATCACGTTCGCGAGGGCGCTCGAGCCCACCACCGCCGAGCCCAGCGACACCAAGATGGCGCACAAGGTGAGCAGCGTGGCCATGACGACCAGGTCCACCACCCAGGCCGCCGCTCGCGTCGAAGGCCCCGCCAACTCGAAGTGGAAGGTGACGTTCTCGGGCGTGGTGACCGCCAGGGTCTCGTGGATGTCGCGCAGCTCCCGCATCGGCTCGGGCGTCTCCAGGACGCGCCGGCAGCATGCCGTACCTCCCTGGATCAGACAATCGCCGTGTCGAGACCTTTTCCGAACCCAAGGCTCGGAGTATGCTCGTGGTCTACGGATCGGCGTGGGGCCTCTCTGGCCCGCCGCCGTGTCCACACGCGTAGATTGGGAAACTAATGGCGAGCCCTTGTCCGAGGTGCGAATACCAAAACGTCGAAGACGCGAAGTTCTGTCACCAGTGCGGGGCCATGCTGGAGCAGGAGGCCGTCGCCGGGGGCGATCCGCTCATCGGCCGCATCCTGCTGGGGCGGTACCGCGTGACGAAGCTGCTCGGCGAGGGCGGCATGGGCAAGGTCTACCTGGCCGAGCAGAAGATGGGCACCGCCACGCGCAGCGTGGCCATCAAGACGCTGCACACGGAGCTCATCAACGACGCCCAGCTGGTGGCCCGCTTCCACCGTGAGTGCGAGACGGTCATCGACCTGCACCACCCCAACACGGTGCAGTTCTACGACTTCGGCGAGCTCGAGGACAAGACGCTCTTCATCGTCATGGAGTACATCCTCGGCGAAGACCTGGCCCACACGCTGCAGCGTGGCGCCATCGAGGCCGAGCGCGCGGACCGGCTGCTCATCCAGATCTGCGGGTCGCTCTTCGAAGCCCACAACATGGGCATCGTGCACCGTGACCTGAAGCCCGAGAACGTGCTGCTCACGCAGCGCGGTGGCCAGAAGGACTTCGTGAAGGTGCTGGACTTCGGCATCGCCAAGCGCAGCGAAGCCGAGGACGAGTCGCAGGCCAAGCTCACCAAGCAGGGCATGGTGCTGGGCACGCCTCCGTACATGAGCCCCGAGCAGTTCAGCGGGCAGACCCTGGACGCCCGCAGCGACATCTACTCGCTGGGCGTCATGACCTACGAGATGCTCACCGGGCACCTGCCGTTCGAGGCGCGCACCCCGTGGGAGTGGGCCACCAAGCACCTCACGGCGCCGCCCACGCCCCTCGAGACGTACCCGGCCACCGCGCAGCTGCTGCCGCGCAAGAAGCTCGCCATCATGCGCGCGCTCGCCAAAAACCGCGACGATCGCCACGCCACGGTCATGGAGTTCCTGAACGACTTCACGGGCATCCAGGACGCGCAGGCCGCTTGGACCATGGCCACCAACGCGGGCATGGCCTCGGGCAGCAACCCGCCGGCCACCACGCCGCCCATGAACACGGCGCCGCACATGCCGGTGTCGCGCCCGGCCGTGGGCACGCCCCAGCCCATGCACAGCGAGACGGGCGCCCAACCGCAGTACCCCAGCCAGCCCAACAGCATGGGCTACGACGCCACCATGACCGGCGGCATGGGCATGACCAGCGGCGGCTACCAGACCGGCGCCCAGCCTCAGCAGGGCGGGGGCATGGGTAAGTGGCTGGCCATCATCGCGGCGCTCGTCGTCTTCGTGGGTGGCGCCGGCGCGGTGCTGGTGGTGTGGATGCTCTCGCAGTCCACCGACACCACCACCACGGTGGCCACGCCCCAGCCGGTGGCTCCTCCCACCAGCCCGGTGGGCGTGAACCCGGTCCAGCCGCCCGCCCAGCCGTACCAGGTGCCCACGCAGCCCACGCAGGTGCAGCCCACGGTGACCCCGCCGCCGGTCCCCACTCCCACCCCGGAGCTGGCTGCGACGCCCACGCCCACGCCCACGGTGGAGCCCGCGCCCACGCCGGACCCGAACCCCTCGTCCGACATGCGGCCCAACCGCAACGGCAGCGCCAGCGCGGGCACGGGCGATCGTGCCGCAGGCCAGGCCGCCCTCGCGGCGGCCCGCTCGGCGGTCGGCCAGAACGACGTGGAGCGCGCCATCAGCTCGCTTCGCACGGCGCAGCGTGCCTTGGGCAACAGCGACAGCGACGTCGCGTCCGTGCGCGGGCAGCTGGCGCAGCGCGGTGGCACCAAGGTCGGCATCCTCATCCAGATGGGGCGCTGCGACCAAGCCCGCTCGCTCTACCGGTCGCTCAACGGCGTGGGCGCGGGCGGCAGCGCTCGCCAGCACTTCGGTGACTGGTGTCGTCCCTGACACTCCGTTCAGTTGGGGTGTCGAATCGCCTTGCACGCATCGCAGGCGTCTGGGAATACTCGCGCATCGTTTCGATCCAGCACAAGGGATCCAGACCGCTTCATCGGGTGCGCTGCTCAGTTTCTTGACCAGCCACCCCCATCCCCACTACCTGGTGCGAATGGAACCGTGAAGTCTCGTCAGGTCTGACAACCCCGGCCAAGCCCCACGTAGACCACCCCCAGAGGGTCCGCGGGGCCCCACCCGGGGGGAGAGAGTCGTCAATGGCACATCGAATGACGTGGGATGAGATCTGTTCGAACCCCGAGTGTAAAGGGCGCTGGATTGCCCTTCACGGTTGCTCGTACGACGACTCGGGTCGCGCCGCCGAGGGTGACCTCGTGGACATCGACGCCGACCTGGCCGAGCTCTGCAACCGAGTTCGCGACGCCCACCGTAAGAACTGCGCCATTCTCTTCTGCGCGAATTGACGGGCCTTCGGGATGAGCGCCGCTGCGCCGCCCGGGGACCAACCTGACCGAGACCACGCTGTGGTGGTCCCGGCGACAACGCAGCCGGCGGCCGCCTATTCCTCGCCGCCCGAGTCGCCTTCGCCACCGTCGTGGTGGTTGGCAGGGCTGGGGGTGGCGATCGCCCTCTTGCTGCTGCTCGGTGCTTTTCCCACCTGCGTCTTCAAGCTGGCGGTGGGGGCCCCCTGCCCGGGCTGTGGCCTGACCCGCGCCACGCTCGCGCTCCTGCGGCTCGACCTGGCCGAGGTGTGGCGTCTGCACCCGCTGGCTCCCCTGATCAGCCCGCTCTTCGGCTGGCTGCTGCTGCGCCCGTTGGCCGTGCGGATCGGGTGGGTGTCCCCCGAAGCGGGGCTGCTGCGTGGGCGTACGCTCACCATGACCATCGTCGCGGTGGTGCTGGCGATGTGGATTCTGTACGCTGCGCGCCTCGCCGGCGCCCTCGGCGGACACCCCGATCCGGTGTCCTTGGGGGAGGGCTGGCTGACACGCTGGTGGTTCTAGCGTGCACGCTGCGGACAGGCGCGCTATGGACGGCAAAACGTAGAGAGGTCGAACATGTCGGAAAGCTCCGAGTACAGTCCAGGTCTTGCGGGAGTGCCCGCCGCGCGCTCCAAGGTGGGCTACATCGATGGCTCGGTCGGCAAGCTCCAGTACCGGGGCTACCCCATCGAAGTCTTGGCCGAGCGCTGCACCTATGAAGAGGTCGCGTTCCTGCTGGTCAACGGCCACATGCCCACAGTGGCGGAACTGGCCACGTTCTCCGCCGAGCTGGTCGCCGAACGGAGCTTGAAGTTCCGCATCATCGACGTGCTCAAGACGCTGCCGGAGAGCGGGCATCCCATGGACGCGCTCACCGTCGCGGTGGCGATGATGGGCATGTTCTACCCGGGCGACCACGTGGTGGACCTCGAGTTCCGCCGCATCAGCACCATTCGCCTCATCGCCAAGCTGCCCACCGTGGTGGCTGCATGGCACCGCATTCGCCGCGGCGATGACCCCATCAAGCCGCGCCCGGATCTCAGTCACGCCGCGAATTTCCTCTACATGCTCGAGGGCCAGGTGCCCGAAGAGCTGCCGGCCCGCGTCATGGACGTGGCCCTCATCCTGCACGCCGAGCACTCCATGAACGCGTCCACGTTCACGGCGCGCGTGGTGGGCTCCACGCTCACGGATCCATACGCCGTCGTGGCTTCGGCCGTCGGCGCGCTGGCCGGTCGTCTGCACGGCGGGGCCAACGAGCGCGTGCTCGAGGTGCTGCGCACCATCCCGGATCTCACGCCCAACGGCGTGCGCAAGTACGCGGAAGATCGCCTGGCCCGCAAGGACCTGATCATGGGCTTCGGCCACCGCGAGTACAGCGTGAAGGACCCGCGCGCCACCATCCTGCAGGGCCTCGCCACCCGCCTGTTCTCCGAGTACGGCAGCACGCCGATCTACGACGTGGCCGTGGAGCTCGAGAAGCAGATGGCCGACCTGGTGGGCCACAAGGGCGTCTACCCGAACGTCGACTTCTACAGCGGCATCGTCTACGAGAAGCTCGGCATCCCGGTGGACCTCTTCACGCCGGTGTTCGCCATCTCGCGCGTGGCCGGCTGGCTCGCGCACCTGCTCGAGCAGCTCGAGGGCAACCGCATCTACCGCCCTTCGCAGATCTGGGTCGGCGACGTGGACGTGCCCTTCGTCGAGATCGGCAAGCGCTGAGCGCTGCTGAGGCATGACGGCCCCCAGCGCTGCTGCGTCCGCGAGTGCCGCCTTGGCGGCGGCGCTGCTGGCGTGCCCCAGCTGCGGGGGGAAGCTGTCGCCCTTCCTGGGCGAGAGTGAGGCGGCCTGCACGGGCTGCGAGGCCACGTTCCCTGTCTTCGCGGATGTCCCCGTGCTGATGGTGGACCCCGTGGCCTACGTGGCCGAGCACCGCACGGCCATCCTCAGCGCCCTCGCCGAGCTGGCCGAGTGCACGCCCACGGAGCTGGCCACCGTGGAGCGCTGGGCACGTCGGCGTGGGGCCACCACCCAGCGCCTCTTCGACGACGACTTCACACGTCCCGAGGAGCACGGGTCCACGCCGAGCTTGGCCACCACGGACGAGGGCTTCCTCGCGTTCGCGCATGCAGCGGCGCAGAACACCCCGCTGGGTCGGCTGCTGCGTCTGCACGGGCGGCCGCTGGGCCGCACGGTGGAGGTGGGCTGCGGCGCTGGCAGCGAGAGCGCCACGCTCGCGGCGAAGGCCGACGGTCTCCTGCTCACGGACCTCTCGCTCCGCGCCGTGTTGCTGGCTCGTGACCGCGCGTCCGACGTGGGAAAGCCCTTGGTGGGGGCGGTCATGGACGCCGAGAATCTGGCGCTGCGCGAGGCTGCCTGCGAGTCCATCGTGGCGCTCCACGTGGTGGACGTGCTGGCCGACCCGTTCAGCTTCCTCGAGGCGGCCAGCGCGGCGCTCGTTCGCCGTGGGACGCTGCTGCTGAGCACGCCAAACCCGGCCCTCGCGCTGCCGGACGGGCCGGCCGAGCTGCTGGACGAGGTGGCCACGGGGGCGGGCCTCGAGGTGACGGGCCGCGCCGATGGAGTCCCTTGGCTGCGCGTGCACAGTGAGCGCGAGGTGCAGGTCTTCTTCGTGAGGCTGCTCGTCCTCCTGCGCGGCGCGTGAAGCCCGCAGCGCGCAGCTGTCGCCGAATGGTGACTTGGCCGCTATCCTCCGCAGCGTGACCCCTGTGCCATCGTCTTTGGTCGCGGCCGTCCTCGTGAGCGCGGCGGCCGGCAAG is a window encoding:
- a CDS encoding DUF2752 domain-containing protein encodes the protein MAIALLLLLGAFPTCVFKLAVGAPCPGCGLTRATLALLRLDLAEVWRLHPLAPLISPLFGWLLLRPLAVRIGWVSPEAGLLRGRTLTMTIVAVVLAMWILYAARLAGALGGHPDPVSLGEGWLTRWWF
- the sppA gene encoding signal peptide peptidase SppA, with product MLSTPLRAAANVLKAPFYPVYALARRRASTDGWLHLELRPRLTEFSSALPSLARFVPELAQRQPTPLAALRRLAIAAAKDPHVRGVLVELPPLQAGWSRARGLRDVFRTLRDGGKQVVVYLPRGGGNLELYVAAGASKILLGPEATFMALGLSMESRYIKSMLGKLGVSVESFARKEFKTAAETATRDSMSDPQREQLGALLTGLHGDLVDALLGRPGMTPERVAAVFEAGFLRGERAIEAGVCDGVAYEDQLGEVLAGLYPDHPRAPAPKTKGKKKRTPSGPSVVLRGAGDFLDHADAEFFLPLRSRPYVGVVRVQGAIRDNDEEPRGIRQTFWALRAAREDDLCAGVVLLINSPGGSALASDRIHREVVRLKQEKPVVAYFEDVAASGGYYIAAPADAIVAQPVTITGSIGVVSARLLARDLLDKVGVHTEVLRSAPHADMFSPARELDAREREILDTELDAFYENFVRLVAEGRHQSVDVIEPLARGRVWSGRQAAERGLVDRLGGFEVALEEVRSRAQVSESDRARLEPVVLQMRPLLVNGAIRRLMVDGDATAQLGADATPEAIDRLAPMLRALLGPLAPELAELFGLVGANERVLYYALGLPEIR
- a CDS encoding roadblock/LC7 domain-containing protein; this encodes MTNPQMVMYEEEFNQIQTIVDRLVREANAQVVFIIDKNGQLIANAGETEQLDTTSLASLTAGNIAATGGIAKLLRENEFSTQFHEGEKSNIHIQLVGNRVILVVIFDNKTSLGLVRLRVKKASEQLNLIFEALLNKVQDPNQETPFAEITDDDIDNLFND
- a CDS encoding citrate synthase; this encodes MSESSEYSPGLAGVPAARSKVGYIDGSVGKLQYRGYPIEVLAERCTYEEVAFLLVNGHMPTVAELATFSAELVAERSLKFRIIDVLKTLPESGHPMDALTVAVAMMGMFYPGDHVVDLEFRRISTIRLIAKLPTVVAAWHRIRRGDDPIKPRPDLSHAANFLYMLEGQVPEELPARVMDVALILHAEHSMNASTFTARVVGSTLTDPYAVVASAVGALAGRLHGGANERVLEVLRTIPDLTPNGVRKYAEDRLARKDLIMGFGHREYSVKDPRATILQGLATRLFSEYGSTPIYDVAVELEKQMADLVGHKGVYPNVDFYSGIVYEKLGIPVDLFTPVFAISRVAGWLAHLLEQLEGNRIYRPSQIWVGDVDVPFVEIGKR
- a CDS encoding stage II sporulation protein M, which encodes MEGFDVNRFISTRTPSWRALEQLVLDMERRPGALALDDVRRFAKLYRAASSDLLLARTERVDASIEDYLNGLVARAYAIVYATQPRAQRRIWRFLVDAFPALFRAEWKVIALSAVLLFAGAGVGAVGIAVDPGSRAVLIPEQHQAFSPDERVTRDEGQVASAGEASVFSAFLFTHNIRVTFLVFALGITFGVGTALVLFYNGLPLGALAMQYHLAGEGLFFWAWILPHGIPELTQIFIAGGAGLMIGRGMLLPGRRRRGRAVQQEARKAVLLVVGGMPILVLAGIIEGTISQIHAPTLPYWVKLAVAIVVGVGLYAYLLRAGRGSDAEAAQASERSAV
- a CDS encoding GTPase, with the protein product MAQVNPLTRELLVKLVYYGPGLGGKTTSLQRIHQASPPETRGQIVSLATPVDRTLYFDFLPLRAASVRGHHVRLQLFTVPGQVYFNATRKLVLTGADGVVFVADSQRERHDANLESLENLAANLETHGRSLGEIPLVLQYNKRDLPNIMDMEEMDASLNEFGAPAFPTCAAGGEGVLSALDALVQAVMDDLEGRQLLGAEPKPRSDPKFYQAEEMLEDQIGRASAEVWRVDDARGVPTDLPPRPSFSTEDEQLDHDDLVDEERFSRVTYTRDAKTEFPPARRPSEAPVLRVVPQTNALAGGGPSWAPLFGGEAAGVRLVELDLAEGRIGEAVARLDGLVQRALRDVADALELPETNRQGALVASLIGVDPVRWVRFRAVCARARAEEPIRSSEVLSALALLIEIHERQTALRSEA
- a CDS encoding RDD family protein → MRELRDIHETLAVTTPENVTFHFELAGPSTRAAAWVVDLVVMATLLTLCAILVSLGSAVVGSSALANVIMLVASFVVLWWYGALLEWGLRGQTVGKRLLGLRVLQQNGLRITFPQAVIRNLVRLVDLLPFSYLVGGVSLLVDRHSRRLGDLAAGTIVVQERSLPAPSVIVPPALRYNTFLADANVRHAARRVTAPERDVMVAVSLRREALPLHVRHELFETLAAHLEGRLGLPRPAQLSAERYVLNLVAVVLSGAKA